A window of Rhodothermales bacterium genomic DNA:
TCAACGAGGACCTTTCCAGCGTTACGGTGGGGGTCGGGTCGGGCTCCATGGATGTTCGTGTGGTGGCGGACGCCGATATCCGGCCCGACTCACCGTACCGCGTCCGATTCTATTCGGAAGATGACGGCAACGACGCAACGGACCTGTATACCACGACGGCGTACGACATCTATGACGTAGCCACCGGCGAAGTCCGAGTCAAGAAGAGCGCGCTCGTGCCGGTTTCGCCCATGGTGGACGGATTCGTGGTGGAGATCGAGAATTTTGAGGTGCTGCCCGGTGTGGTCACGTTCAATACCGAACGTACCGGTTACGTCGGCAGCATGGGGACAGCGTCGGAGCTGCACGACCCCGATCCACGTGTCCTGGACGGTGTCGAGTCCAATTGGATTGCCACCATCCGCCCTGACACCACCGGGTTGTTCTTCCATTCGCCATCCGACTATGAATTGCAGTGGGTGAACCCGGCCGATTCCACGTATCGTCCGCCACGGTTCGGCATCGGATTCCTGTCCACGCCCATCAACGTGTTCTCGGTGAACACCTCGGAAAACGTGCTCACCGAGTTGCTCATCCGCGATACGAACAACAACCGGGAGTTCGACGTGGACGACGTGGCCATCATCGTCGAACGGGATGGCGTCGTACGCAAGTTCCGTTACCGGGTATCGTTCCACGTGCCGGAAGGCGAAGCATCCGTTCCGCCGCAGCCCGGGACCGTACTCCGGATTACGCCGAAAAAGGAATTCCGGACCGGGGACTACTTCCAGTTCACGCTCCGCAAGGCGGTCATTGACACTGACCTTGCCGAGTCGGAATTGGACGACATCGCCGTCGTGCCCAATCCGTACGTGGGTGGATCGGCCTTCGAGGTCCGGTCCCAGATTTCCGGCCGGGGCGAGCGGCGATTGCAGTTCATCAACCTGCCCCAACAGTGCACAATCCGGATTTTCAACCTCCGGGGCGAGCTGGTGGACACCATCGAGCACAACGAAGTGGGAGACAACGGGTCGGCCTTCTGGGACCTGCGTACGTCCGGCAGTCAGGATGTGGCCTACGGGGTCTACATATTCCATGTGGATGCGCCCGGCATCGGGCAGCACGTGGGTAAATTCGCCATCGTGAAGTAACATGCGACAACTCCGGGTCCATCTCTTCCTGATCATCCTGGCCATGGGCACTGGCCTGGCGCCGTCCGGTACCGCAACCGGCCAGAGCCGGGTCGGCACCACGGCTGCACCGTTCCTTACGCTCGGAACGGGGGCGCGCGGCGCCGCCCTGGGGCATGCGTATACCTCGATTGCAACCGGACCCGATGCCTTGTTCTGGAACCCTGGCGGCGCCGCGCGCCCCTATCTGGGACAGCACCGGGGTGGAATCTTCTTCACGAACCACCAGTGGGTAGCCGGCATTGACTACAACGCCGTCGCCCTCACCGTCCCGGTGACCCGTACCGGCGTGTTGGGTCTGAGCATTGCATCGGTCGATTACGGGGACATGGATGTCCGCACGGTGTCGCAGCCGGAAGGGACCGGCGAGACGTTCTCGGCCGGCGACCTGAGCATCGGCCTGTCGTATGCCATGCCGTTGACGCCGTCCTTCTATTTCGGTGGCACGTCCAAGTACATCCGCCAGTCCATTCGCGACATGCGGGCGCAGACCATGGCCTTCGACGTCGGCTTTGTCCTGGTCACGGACTACCTGAACGGCCTCCAGGTGTCGGCTTCCATCATGAACTTCGGCGGGAAGATGCAGATGCAGGGCATAAACGCCGAGCTGAACGTGGATCTGGACCCCCGCAACGCGGGCAGTTCGGAGAGCATACCGGCCCGCATAAAGATGGACCAGTGGGATCTGCCGCTGGCCTTCAAATTCGGTGTGGCGCTCCCGGTCATCAAGGCCGGAGGCGTGGAGCTCGTATTGCTGGGGGATGCGAACCAGACCAACGACAACAACCTGAATGCCGATCTGGGGGGGCAATTCCAGTATGCCACCCGGATGATGACCTTCAACGCGCGGGCCGGATACCGGGATGCCTTCCTGGACAATGTGGATTCGCACGTGTCGTACGGAGCCGGCCTGGACCTGCAACTCTCCGGTATTCGATTCGGATTTGATTTCGCGTACATTCCCTTCGATCTCCTGCAGGATACGCGGATGATCGATTTTCGGGTTTACTTCTGACCGATACCCGGGGGAAGGGGATGAGGATGTATTTTCGGGCGTGGCAGATGCCAGCGTCGTTGGCGCTCTTGGTACTTCTGGCCGCGTGTGGCCAGCCGGCGCACGCGCCGGACAAGGATGACCGGCCGTTGGCGCTCGTGGATGACACACCCGTCACGGTAACGTGGTTCAACCAGACGTATGTGGACTTCCTTATCCGTACGGGATCGAACGATACCCGCGCGAACCGGCAGGCCCACCTGGACAACCTCATCGATTCCATCCTCCTGGCGGCCGAGCATGATCGCCAGCAACTGGACGAACAGCCGGATTTCCGGCACT
This region includes:
- a CDS encoding PorV/PorQ family protein translates to MRQLRVHLFLIILAMGTGLAPSGTATGQSRVGTTAAPFLTLGTGARGAALGHAYTSIATGPDALFWNPGGAARPYLGQHRGGIFFTNHQWVAGIDYNAVALTVPVTRTGVLGLSIASVDYGDMDVRTVSQPEGTGETFSAGDLSIGLSYAMPLTPSFYFGGTSKYIRQSIRDMRAQTMAFDVGFVLVTDYLNGLQVSASIMNFGGKMQMQGINAELNVDLDPRNAGSSESIPARIKMDQWDLPLAFKFGVALPVIKAGGVELVLLGDANQTNDNNLNADLGGQFQYATRMMTFNARAGYRDAFLDNVDSHVSYGAGLDLQLSGIRFGFDFAYIPFDLLQDTRMIDFRVYF